A single Anatilimnocola floriformis DNA region contains:
- a CDS encoding serine/threonine-protein kinase: MASRPPEPAYPQSESGTVKLPGSQLPAGGYSLRDPQQSSGSHSSSSQTASGKSSPQRPSDSRVVVIPSLPGEGLLPGDVLPDEKTVISAAKQLPLPEVPIPLGGKFAAHQLGETLVGRRLEHYDLVEFVGGGGMGAVFRANDTRLGRTVAVKVLSRDQSSEENVRRFRNEAQSAARLDHRYIARVHYVGEDAGLNFIVFEFIEGINLRELVLQKGPLPLDEALRYTLEVAEALAHASQRDVVHRDIKPSNVLITPVGQVKVVDMGLARLHQVDSSFDDLTASGVTLGTFDYISPEQARDPRAADVRSDIYSLGCTLYFMLVGKPPFPDGSALQKLLRHNGVDPPDVRLFRPELPPGIGTLLGKMLAKRPVQRQQSAEELISEIERLARDQGYDIGNATVDIAHAHPAWMNWTLTLVAPVIALCAALIVLEFATRPNEGERWQLRPAVATSPSNPTNPKIDESPLTPAPETGSSRNPKVSGDNEQPASTPGNGNRPPVDPQGVAALIQNPAPVGPPPDISAVRTPTVTTPPTEVAVVPPKPPAPKVIVRPGVVAAADSDVVGSVAQAIRRAGEKGINEVELDFNGDSAEYPFEIPAGRMLVHAAAGRKPRIIFRPDLSTVADQRQMIRMLGSTSRLSLQDLELRLELPEEPSFGWSVFALHQGQSLDLSTCVVTVVDRSSSGAPVHDQVSVVQLQTRRLTEMMKMEDDMAMIAATSINLSECFVRGEATFLSAPEELPFKLEWDQGLFVSSKRLVETGGTSTKPRLQRIEVALNRVTIAAQQGLFQMKRKSDAAHQLDLEVTSDRSIFTAANDVPLFEFAGMPNIEDIRFSFGGSDNCYPREEMLFLRARPAGAGEGNIDFNLANRSRWATAERSPDLGVIWQSPPAADLPPHAQLPEHYQLSETSPHAAGFYVDDMPRPADPPTKVLKPVPAPEATEPTIAPKPTSGRAQPTEPAKSASE, translated from the coding sequence ATGGCCAGCCGACCCCCTGAACCTGCGTATCCGCAGTCCGAATCAGGTACGGTGAAATTGCCGGGAAGCCAGCTTCCTGCCGGCGGTTATTCATTGCGCGATCCGCAGCAATCTTCTGGCAGTCACTCTTCCAGCAGCCAGACCGCCAGCGGTAAAAGCAGTCCACAACGGCCGAGCGATTCGCGCGTCGTGGTCATTCCTTCGCTCCCCGGCGAGGGCTTGTTGCCGGGCGATGTGCTGCCCGACGAGAAGACCGTGATCTCGGCAGCGAAGCAACTGCCGCTGCCCGAAGTGCCGATTCCTCTGGGCGGCAAGTTTGCAGCGCACCAACTGGGCGAAACGCTCGTTGGCAGAAGACTCGAGCATTACGATCTGGTCGAGTTCGTCGGCGGTGGCGGCATGGGCGCTGTTTTTCGCGCAAACGATACGCGACTGGGCCGCACTGTCGCCGTGAAGGTTCTCTCGCGCGATCAATCGTCCGAGGAAAACGTCCGCCGCTTTCGCAACGAAGCCCAGAGCGCGGCCCGGCTCGATCACCGCTACATCGCACGTGTCCACTACGTGGGCGAAGATGCCGGCCTGAACTTTATCGTCTTTGAGTTCATCGAAGGGATCAACCTCCGTGAACTGGTACTGCAAAAAGGCCCGCTGCCGCTCGATGAAGCACTGCGTTACACGCTCGAGGTTGCCGAGGCGCTGGCGCATGCTTCGCAGCGCGACGTCGTTCATCGCGACATCAAACCTTCGAACGTCCTTATCACGCCGGTCGGCCAGGTGAAGGTCGTCGATATGGGCTTGGCCCGGCTGCATCAGGTCGATTCATCGTTCGACGATTTGACCGCGAGCGGCGTGACTCTGGGAACTTTTGACTACATCTCGCCCGAACAAGCTCGAGATCCCCGGGCCGCCGATGTGCGAAGCGATATTTACTCGCTCGGCTGCACGCTCTATTTCATGCTCGTGGGCAAACCGCCGTTTCCGGACGGCAGCGCGCTGCAAAAACTGCTGCGGCACAACGGCGTCGATCCACCAGACGTTCGCCTCTTCCGGCCTGAGTTGCCACCCGGCATCGGCACGCTGCTCGGCAAGATGCTCGCCAAACGCCCTGTGCAGCGGCAGCAATCAGCTGAGGAGTTAATCTCAGAAATCGAACGTCTGGCTCGCGACCAGGGCTACGATATCGGCAATGCGACCGTTGATATTGCGCACGCTCATCCCGCGTGGATGAATTGGACGCTGACGCTTGTCGCGCCGGTGATTGCCTTGTGCGCCGCGCTGATTGTCCTCGAATTCGCCACGCGGCCGAACGAAGGAGAGCGCTGGCAACTCCGTCCTGCCGTTGCCACGTCACCGAGCAATCCGACCAATCCGAAGATCGATGAATCGCCGCTGACCCCCGCGCCGGAAACCGGCAGTTCGCGAAATCCCAAGGTCTCGGGAGACAACGAACAGCCCGCTTCCACTCCCGGCAACGGCAATCGTCCGCCGGTCGATCCGCAAGGTGTCGCCGCATTGATTCAGAACCCGGCCCCCGTTGGTCCGCCGCCAGATATCAGCGCTGTTCGCACGCCGACGGTGACCACGCCTCCCACGGAAGTTGCCGTCGTACCTCCCAAGCCGCCGGCTCCGAAAGTGATCGTTCGGCCGGGCGTGGTGGCCGCCGCCGATAGCGACGTCGTGGGCTCGGTCGCGCAAGCCATTCGCCGCGCTGGCGAAAAAGGAATCAACGAAGTCGAACTCGACTTCAACGGCGATAGCGCGGAATATCCGTTTGAAATTCCCGCCGGCCGAATGCTGGTGCATGCTGCTGCCGGCCGCAAACCGCGCATCATCTTCCGCCCCGATCTGTCGACCGTTGCCGATCAACGGCAAATGATCCGCATGCTCGGCAGCACGTCGCGGCTGTCGCTGCAGGATTTGGAGTTGCGATTGGAGCTCCCGGAAGAGCCGTCGTTTGGCTGGTCGGTGTTTGCACTTCATCAGGGGCAATCGCTCGATCTATCGACCTGCGTCGTGACCGTTGTCGATCGCAGTTCGTCCGGCGCGCCCGTGCATGACCAAGTAAGCGTGGTGCAGCTGCAAACTCGGCGTCTTACCGAGATGATGAAGATGGAAGACGACATGGCCATGATCGCGGCCACGTCGATCAACCTATCCGAATGCTTCGTCCGCGGCGAAGCCACGTTCCTCTCCGCGCCGGAAGAACTCCCCTTCAAATTGGAATGGGATCAGGGTTTGTTCGTTTCGTCGAAACGACTGGTCGAGACCGGTGGTACGAGCACCAAGCCTCGGCTGCAGCGGATCGAAGTCGCCCTCAACCGCGTGACGATTGCGGCTCAGCAAGGGCTGTTTCAAATGAAGCGAAAGAGTGACGCTGCCCATCAACTCGATCTGGAAGTGACGAGCGACCGCAGCATTTTCACCGCGGCCAACGATGTGCCGCTGTTTGAATTTGCCGGCATGCCGAACATCGAAGACATCCGCTTCAGCTTCGGCGGTTCAGACAATTGCTATCCGCGCGAAGAGATGCTCTTCCTGCGAGCGCGCCCCGCCGGCGCCGGCGAAGGGAACATCGACTTCAATCTCGCCAACCGCAGCCGTTGGGCCACGGCAGAGCGTTCGCCGGATCTCGGCGTCATCTGGCAATCGCCTCCCGCTGCTGATTTGCCGCCGCACGCTCAATTGCCGGAGCATTATCAGCTGTCGGAAACTTCCCCGCACGCGGCGGGCTTCTATGTCGACGACATGCCCCGCCCAGCCGATCCGCCGACGAAGGTTCTCAAGCCGGTTCCGGCGCCGGAAGCAACCGAGCCGACCATCGCACCCAAGCCAACCTCAGGCCGAGCGCAGCCGACCGAGCCGGCCAAGTCCGCCAGCGAATAA